The genome window CACTGCCTTCGATCAGTGCTTGGAGGTCATCGATTGTTAGGTTCCCTGATTCTTCTCTTGCTGAGCCGAAAATATCACAAAGGAAAACTTGATCCGCATTACTTAAACTATCTGCAAATTCCTGTAAAAACGTTTTTGTTCTAGAAAACGTATGCGGTTGGAAAATCGCCACAATTTCTTTCCCTGGATATTTCTTTTGTGCAGATTCAATCGTTGCGGATATTTCTTTCGGATGATGTGCATAATCGTCAATTAATACCTGATTTGCAACTTTCTTTTCCGAGAATCTTCGCTTTACACCTTGGAAGGTATACAATTTCTTAATATCATCTGCTTTAATTCCCTCATAATGACAAATCGCAATTACAGATAGGGCATTCAATACATGGTGATTGCCATACATCGGAATTGTAAAATGATCATAATAAGTGTTGCGCACAAACACATCAAATGATGTTCCATGCTCTGTTTCTTTCACGTTTTGTGCTTGAAAATCATTCGTTGGTCCAAAGCCATAATAAAGTACAGGCACCTTCGCCTGTATCTGCTGCAGTTGTTCATCATCTCCACATGCAACGATTCCCTTTTTCACGCGATCTGCCATTGACTGGAATGCATTAAACACATCATCAATGCTCGTGAAATAATCAGGGTGATCAAAGTCGATATTCGTCATTATCGCATAATCTGGCTCATAGCTTAAGAAATGACGGCGATATTCACATGCCTCAAATACAAAATAACTGCTGTCAACGTGACCACTACCAGTCCCATCGCCAATTAAATAGGAAATTGGATAGGTTTCACCTAATACATGCGCTAGCAGTCCCGTTGTTGAAGTTTTGCCATGCGCACCTGTGACCGCGATACTCTTAAATTGCTTTAACCATTCCCCTAAGAAGTCATGGTACCTGAAAAAAGTACAGCCTAGCCTTTTAGCCTCTTCAATTTCGATATGGTCATCGGGAAATGCATTCCCTGCAATAATCGTGTAGCCTTCTTTTATATTGTCTTTAGAAAACGGTAAGATCGGTATATTCTTGTCTTCCAATGCTTGTTGGGTAAAAAACCGCTTATCAACATCAGAACCTTGCACTTTTTCTCCAGAGTCAAACAGAATTTGCGCAAGTGCGCTCATACCTGTACCTTTAATACCAATAAAATGGTAAGTTGTCATAAAACGAACCTCCAACTTGTTCATCAAAAAGAATTAATATTATAGTCGGATAATGTTCACGACCAAGTTACATTATACCAAAAATCATATAAGAGTAAACTATTATATTCCTATTCTGTTACCTTATAGTATTCTACGTTCTCTAAACGGGGATTTGGTCTGAAACGACGACCTTCTTTCGCTTCCGGTGCTCCGTTGAAAATAACAAGATCCCCAGTAAAGCCAATATTAAGATGGAGTAAGCTTCTCCCAACACCATACATATCAACTGGTACACCCTGATTTTCAAATTCTTTGATCCGATCATACGTAAAGCCACCCGTTACCATAATCTTCACATGCTGATAGCCCTCTTCGTCCAATGCTTTTCTTAAGGCAAATAACAGTTCTGGATTCACACCCCTTGGATCAAATGTGCCCATTAAATGATAATTTCTTAAGAAATATTTATCCACTAACGCTCGAGATGTATCAAGTCTTACCGATTTTAACTCATCACCGAATTCCCTTGCTACTTTTAATGAGTCCGTTACAACATCATTATTATAATCTACAAGTGCTGCCAGTTCATCATTCGGAAATGTTTCATGATATGCCTTTGTAGCTGCTACAACATCACCGCGGAACATTTGAATCAATGCATGTGGCATTGTTCCCATACCTTCTTTGCCCCACCATTCATTCATCGCATTCGTTGCTTGTGCCTTTGAACCACCAATATAGGCTGCATATCCGTCGCCAGCTTGTGTCGTATAATGATCATCACGATCGCCCATAAAGATGACTGGTTTATGTTCACCAGAAATTTGCGCGGCTTTTACCACATTGTATACATTTGTTGCCACAGATGTTCTTCTTGCTAATATCCCATCAATAATTCCTTCTAAATATCCAAATTGCTGATATGCACCGGAAATGGTTAATACCGTTTCATACGGCGTAATCTTGTCACCATCCTTCAATGACTTAATTTCTAATGTTTCCGGTTTATCTGCAAATGTGTGAAGCAATGCAATTACTTCATCTGTACCACATAATACGGCTTCTTCCTTTTGGAAAAATTGCATCGTTACATAATTGTTGGGGATTTTTTCCTCCGCGATTTTCTTTGTTTTTAAGAAATATACAGCTGAAAACCAGCCATCTTTAATTCTCTCATCAAATTTAAATGTTTTATTTGTTAATCGATCAAGTTTCCCTGCTAATTTTAAGTCGATTTCTTTCATCGTAAGCTTCTCCTTTGTATCGCATGTCTGATTCTATCATCATATAGACTTTTACAAGATTTTACAAATAGTTTACATCTCTTCTAATTGCGATGCTGTGACTAGGACATCTCTTGGTTTACTGCCATTTTGACCTGAGATTATGCCACGAGTTTCCAACGTATCAATTAAACGGGCAGCACGGTTATAGCCAATCTTGAAATGACGTTGTAATAACGATGTACTCGCACTGTTTTGTCTTAGGATAAATTGAATTGCATCCTGTAAAAGCTCGTCCTCTTCCTCATCAATTGCAACTTGCTCAAGTAATTGCTCTTGCTCAAATAGATAATTCGGTTCTGCAAGTGTTCTAGCATAATTCGTTACACGCTCGATTTCCTCATCTGAAACAAAAGGTCCTTGTAATCTTACGGTTTTCCCTGCGCCGTTTTCTGCAAATAACATATCCCCTTTACCAAGCAGCTTCTCAGCACCACTGACATCAATAATCGTGCGTGAATCGATTTGTGAGGAGACACTGAATGCAATCCTAGTCGGTATATTTGCTTTAATTAACCCTGTTATGACATCAACAGAAGGACGCTGAGTTGCTAATATTAAATGGATCCCACATGCTCTTGCTTTCTGTGCAATCCGACTAATCGAGTCTTCGACATCTTGCGGAGATGACATCATTAAATCTGCTAATTCATCAATGACGATAACAATAAACGGCATTTTTTTGTCAGCGCGACCTTGTTGGATAACTTTTTTATTATAACGCTCAATGTCACGTACCCCTTCATGAACGAACCTTTCATAGCGATCTTCCATCTCATTAACAGCCCATTTTAAGCTCATTGTTGCAGCTTTTACATCTGTAATGACTGGGGATACTAAATGTGGTATGCCATTATATGGTGCAAGCTCAACCATTTTTGGATCAATTAGCAGGAATTTAACATCATCATAATTGGCTTTATAAATTAGACTTATCAGGATCGTATTGATGCATACACTTTTACCAGATCCAGTCGCACCGGCGATTAAACCATGCGGCATTTTCTGGACATTCGTTACAGCTGGCTCTCCTTCAATACTTAATCCAAGCGCAATTGTGAGTGGCGATGTTTCTTTTTTAAATGCATCTGTTTCAAATATTTCTTGTAATCCAACCATTTGTGCCTTTGGATTCGGTATTTCAATTCCAACGGTATTCTTCCCTGGTATTGGTGCCTCAATTCGAATATCTCTAGCAGACATATTTAACTTTAAATCATCACTTAAGCTTTTTATCTTGCTCACTTTAACCCCAAGCTCTGGATGGACTTCAAATCTTGTTACGGAGGGCCCTTGGGTTGCTTTCACAACTTTCGCCCGAACATTAAAATGTTCCAATGTTTGTTCAAGTAATGCTTGCTGATTTTCCACCCAAACATAATTTTCATCACTCTTTGGAACTGGATCATTTAATAAATGATCTGGAATATAAGTTTCTTTTCTCTCAACTTGTTTTACTGCTTGACCTGTATTTGCTGCGTGTTTGCTTATGCTTGACGCTGGTTTCATCGGCACAATATTGCTCGTTGCTGATCTTTGTTCGTTCTCCTGCATTACCACCTGATGTATTTCCGGCGCTTCCTTTTGTAGCTCTGAAACCCGATTCTGTTCGTTTTCTGCATTTGCTAACCGTTTGCGTTTTTCAAATAAATTCTTTTTATCTCTTGGTGTCATGATGACATTAAATGGTGATTTATTCTCAACGCGTTGTTTTTGTACCGGCTCTATTTTTCTTACGTTCGATGGTGCTGGCTTCTTATCCTTTTTACGAATGATTTCATCCTGCTTGATTTCCTTATGTGCTTGATAATCCTTCTGATTGTTTTCACGAGATATTTGGCTTTCTTCCTTTTTAGCCTCGCCAATTACTTGTTGTACTTCCTGCTTTGGTTCCTCTAAGGAGTTTACTTCAACATTGATACTGTCTTTTGCTTGTGGAACGATTACAGGTTTCATTTCGGTTGGTTTTTCTAATTTCTCTTCTACTGTACTTGCAATTTGACTCTCTTGCTCCGTTTTTTCTTCTTTTCGCATATATGCTGGCACATCTTCAATCTCTTTTCTCCTCTTTTGTAATCCGTAGATTGGCGATGGAACCTCTGATACTTGAAATGGTGTATTCGTCTTTTTATATACTTTATTACTTATTTTTTCAGGACTTTTATTTTCCTTAATTACTTTTTCTTCTCTTTTCCTTTGATAATTAGGTGTTTCCTTTCTTAGGTGATTAGGCGTATCTTTCTTTCGATAGGCAGGTGTATTATCCGTTTGTTTCTTCCCAACCCTCTCATCTGGGATTACAGGAAACCGAAAAGAAGATTTCTTAGGATATTGATAAGTTACCCTCGCCTTTACGTTTTGGGCTGCATTGTCGTGAGAGGTTTCTCTCTCAGTATGCTCTTCCTCTTCTTCTTCTCCGAATATACTTTTAAATTTATTTTTCCATTGTTTCCACATATGTATTCACTCATTTCCATTTCCATAAAATCATTAATTTCTATTTTATCATTTTTTCCCGTTCCGTGTAGCCTATCTTTTCGAATAGACCAAGATGATATTTCACATTATTTTACTTGGAGCCAATACTACTTAGAAACAAAGGCATTAAGAAACTAGTTATCCCTCCTTACTGAAAAAAACAACCCAAACTGTTAAGCTGGGTTGTTTGTTGTTAAAACTTAAATTCTTCACCAATGGTATAGGAATCATCAAGCACATAAATTCCCTTTTCTTTTGGTGCATTTGGTAAACCTAGTTCTTTTTGCGAACAAATCATACCGTTTGAAGGCATACCTCTAAGTTCTGATGGTTTTATTTGCAGACCGCTCGGCATTGTTGCACCAACCTTCGCAACCACAACTTTTTGATTTGCGTCCACATTTGGTGCGCCGCAAACGATTTGCAGTGGCTCTTCTTCACCAACATCTACTTGACAAACACTCAATTTATCGGCATTTTCATGTGGGCCTTTACTAAGTACATAACCAACAACAAATTTAGGGCTTAAATCAAATTCAAGTGCATCATCCAAGTTATTTTCTGTAAATAATGCCTTAAGTTGCGAAAGTAATTCTGTCGTTAAGCGAATTGTTCCGGTACCTTGAATTTCAAAATGGCTAGCTGCATTGAAAATATTATAACCAAGAATACTGCCATCTGTTGACGAGATTTTTGTTATATCACCAAATGCTTCCTGTTTTATTTCGTATCGATCTCCATCTTTTAACGGAATAAGTAAAACATCACCGATTCCATTTGGATTGTAGAATACATCCATTTAATTCATCCTTCCTAATCTTTTACTGGACGATTTTTAGCGAGAATAAAGATTGGCTCCAATTTTTTATTTTCATAGATAAGTGGCAGTGATGTAATTGGAATTCGTCCTTCTGCAAAAAACTTCATCGTCATTTGTGCTAATATATCATACCCTGTATTGTTCCTGATGTCAGCAAGAATCAATACATCCTGGTGTGGTACTGCAACAACTAGGTCTCCATTAGTATTTGCTTTCATCTCTTCTAAAAATGCTTCATTCAAAATTCGACTTGCATCATAGCCGTCCTGTGTTGCGATGAAGTAAAAATCATTTTCCGCAACCGTATCTTTTTTTGACTCCGTTGATAATGAACGGACGTTGAAGCTGGCAATTTCATCGATTCTTTCTTGCTCCCAGCCTTCTTTTTCAAGCAATGCTTCATCAATCAATTGGTATGATTTACCTAAATCAAGGGCATAAAAAATACGCGTTTCCGCAGTATGATCTTTCGTAATCAATTTCGTACCACGCTTCGTCTCTGTTGGAAATGAGGTGGAACGAATAACAGGAAAAATATGCTTCTCCATTCCTGCAAGATTATGCTCCTCATTCATAATTCTTAACGCTTCTGTTACATGATCTTCAAGTTCATCAAGTGCTGCTTCTCCACGCTCCTGAAACTTGCCTATGACACTTGGCAAGGAAATTGTCATCCCCCGCTTCGATTCCCTCCACTCGATTCGAAGCGTGTCCTTGTCACGATTAAAAGAAATATTATAGGCATCATTGGCAAATCGCTTCTGCAGCCTATTTTTCATTTGAAAACTTGTCATTTTCACGATCTCGTTTCCCTCCTTTTCGAAAAACAGATCTGTATTTTTGAGCAGGCATACAAATATGACATTAGCTTGACTTGCTAATGTCATCCATCACTTCATCCCGTTAAGCAGATAATCCTTCAATAAAGCTTGTGATTTCTTCTTTAGTTTTACGGTCCTTGCTTACAAATCTTCCCGCTTCTTTTCCATCTTTATAAGCTAAGAAGCTAGGAATTCCCATTATACCGTGCTCCTGACAGATCTCAATGAACTTATCCCGGTCTACATGAACAAATGTATATTCTGGAAATGCCTTTTCAATTTCAGGAAGTTCTGGTTCAATATATCGACAGTCTCCACACCAGTCCGCAGAAAACATCATAATTACATTTTCATTTTGTACTAATTCATTATATTGTTCAATTGATTCTAATTGTTTCATTCTTAGTCAACTCCTTTTTTCATATAATAACTTTGTTTAAGCTGCGTTTCAATTGATATGCCTTTTACCGTTCTGTACTGATGAATTTAGCCATCTTCATCATTTCAAGTGCATCCTTATCTAGATTTCCCTTTGTTGTGTAGGTAGTTATTTTTACTCCACCAACACCAACCTGTAATTCATAGCCTTCTCCTTCATCCTCTAGGATACGAATATATCCGAAACTCTCTTCATCCTTGAATGATTCCAGCGCTAACGCCTTTTCTGTTTGTGTTGAATGATAATTCAATTCACTCATACTGTCTTCATTGATATTATGAAACACGATAAAAGTTTGATCCCCATCTTCTAAAATAAGATTTGTGGCATCACCACTCTGTACTTTTACGTTTGCCGGAAGATATAGTGCCTGTCCGTTCACTTCATCATTCGCTTCAATTGGAGATTCATCTTCGAATGCTTGTTTTGCTGCTTCTTTCGCGTCCATAATAGCATTTTCCTCTGATTTCAAGCTGCAGCCACTTAGAACCAATATCATAAATAGAGCGAAAATAATGACTCGAATGTAACTATTCATCAAGCTCGCCTCCTTATTTAGTGCTTTTATACCATTTAATATCTTACTAAAGATTTGTACCGATTTAAACCCCTGATTTAGAAAGCATGTGCAAATCATTTGCAATTCTCTCATGATTAGATACGATTAGTTTAAATTGAAATAATTATGGAGGGGTAATTATGGAATTTATCGTGTATTTAGCAGGGCAAATTCATGACGATTGGCGAGAAAAATTAATTAAAAAGGTAGAAGAGAGAAATTTACCGTTTACCTTTGTTTCACCACAGACCAATCATGAGCGTTCAGATAATATAGGTGAGGATGTTTTAGGAAAACAGCCTTCTAATCTTTATAAGGATGCTGCAGCATCATCGATTAATAACTTTAGAACAGAAGTATTATTACAAAAAGCAGACATAGTCATAGCACTTTTTGGTGAGGAATATCGCCAATGGA of Oceanobacillus zhaokaii contains these proteins:
- the murC gene encoding UDP-N-acetylmuramate--L-alanine ligase, with the translated sequence MTTYHFIGIKGTGMSALAQILFDSGEKVQGSDVDKRFFTQQALEDKNIPILPFSKDNIKEGYTIIAGNAFPDDHIEIEEAKRLGCTFFRYHDFLGEWLKQFKSIAVTGAHGKTSTTGLLAHVLGETYPISYLIGDGTGSGHVDSSYFVFEACEYRRHFLSYEPDYAIMTNIDFDHPDYFTSIDDVFNAFQSMADRVKKGIVACGDDEQLQQIQAKVPVLYYGFGPTNDFQAQNVKETEHGTSFDVFVRNTYYDHFTIPMYGNHHVLNALSVIAICHYEGIKADDIKKLYTFQGVKRRFSEKKVANQVLIDDYAHHPKEISATIESAQKKYPGKEIVAIFQPHTFSRTKTFLQEFADSLSNADQVFLCDIFGSAREESGNLTIDDLQALIEGSEILDIDHTEVLQSYKDSVLVFMGAGDIQKFQRAYEETLKNGTVQKQ
- a CDS encoding nicotinate phosphoribosyltransferase, translating into MKEIDLKLAGKLDRLTNKTFKFDERIKDGWFSAVYFLKTKKIAEEKIPNNYVTMQFFQKEEAVLCGTDEVIALLHTFADKPETLEIKSLKDGDKITPYETVLTISGAYQQFGYLEGIIDGILARRTSVATNVYNVVKAAQISGEHKPVIFMGDRDDHYTTQAGDGYAAYIGGSKAQATNAMNEWWGKEGMGTMPHALIQMFRGDVVAATKAYHETFPNDELAALVDYNNDVVTDSLKVAREFGDELKSVRLDTSRALVDKYFLRNYHLMGTFDPRGVNPELLFALRKALDEEGYQHVKIMVTGGFTYDRIKEFENQGVPVDMYGVGRSLLHLNIGFTGDLVIFNGAPEAKEGRRFRPNPRLENVEYYKVTE
- a CDS encoding DNA translocase FtsK, whose protein sequence is MWKQWKNKFKSIFGEEEEEEHTERETSHDNAAQNVKARVTYQYPKKSSFRFPVIPDERVGKKQTDNTPAYRKKDTPNHLRKETPNYQRKREEKVIKENKSPEKISNKVYKKTNTPFQVSEVPSPIYGLQKRRKEIEDVPAYMRKEEKTEQESQIASTVEEKLEKPTEMKPVIVPQAKDSINVEVNSLEEPKQEVQQVIGEAKKEESQISRENNQKDYQAHKEIKQDEIIRKKDKKPAPSNVRKIEPVQKQRVENKSPFNVIMTPRDKKNLFEKRKRLANAENEQNRVSELQKEAPEIHQVVMQENEQRSATSNIVPMKPASSISKHAANTGQAVKQVERKETYIPDHLLNDPVPKSDENYVWVENQQALLEQTLEHFNVRAKVVKATQGPSVTRFEVHPELGVKVSKIKSLSDDLKLNMSARDIRIEAPIPGKNTVGIEIPNPKAQMVGLQEIFETDAFKKETSPLTIALGLSIEGEPAVTNVQKMPHGLIAGATGSGKSVCINTILISLIYKANYDDVKFLLIDPKMVELAPYNGIPHLVSPVITDVKAATMSLKWAVNEMEDRYERFVHEGVRDIERYNKKVIQQGRADKKMPFIVIVIDELADLMMSSPQDVEDSISRIAQKARACGIHLILATQRPSVDVITGLIKANIPTRIAFSVSSQIDSRTIIDVSGAEKLLGKGDMLFAENGAGKTVRLQGPFVSDEEIERVTNYARTLAEPNYLFEQEQLLEQVAIDEEEDELLQDAIQFILRQNSASTSLLQRHFKIGYNRAARLIDTLETRGIISGQNGSKPRDVLVTASQLEEM
- the ytpR gene encoding YtpR family tRNA-binding protein: MDVFYNPNGIGDVLLIPLKDGDRYEIKQEAFGDITKISSTDGSILGYNIFNAASHFEIQGTGTIRLTTELLSQLKALFTENNLDDALEFDLSPKFVVGYVLSKGPHENADKLSVCQVDVGEEEPLQIVCGAPNVDANQKVVVAKVGATMPSGLQIKPSELRGMPSNGMICSQKELGLPNAPKEKGIYVLDDSYTIGEEFKF
- a CDS encoding DUF1444 domain-containing protein, which produces MTSFQMKNRLQKRFANDAYNISFNRDKDTLRIEWRESKRGMTISLPSVIGKFQERGEAALDELEDHVTEALRIMNEEHNLAGMEKHIFPVIRSTSFPTETKRGTKLITKDHTAETRIFYALDLGKSYQLIDEALLEKEGWEQERIDEIASFNVRSLSTESKKDTVAENDFYFIATQDGYDASRILNEAFLEEMKANTNGDLVVAVPHQDVLILADIRNNTGYDILAQMTMKFFAEGRIPITSLPLIYENKKLEPIFILAKNRPVKD
- a CDS encoding thioredoxin family protein, with translation MKQLESIEQYNELVQNENVIMMFSADWCGDCRYIEPELPEIEKAFPEYTFVHVDRDKFIEICQEHGIMGIPSFLAYKDGKEAGRFVSKDRKTKEEITSFIEGLSA
- a CDS encoding YtoQ family protein, giving the protein MEFIVYLAGQIHDDWREKLIKKVEERNLPFTFVSPQTNHERSDNIGEDVLGKQPSNLYKDAAASSINNFRTEVLLQKADIVIALFGEEYRQWNTAMDVSTAISMNKPTIIIRPESLIHPLKELSSKANVTVETVEQALDVLAYIFD